In Schlegelella aquatica, one DNA window encodes the following:
- the carB gene encoding carbamoyl-phosphate synthase large subunit — protein MPKRTDIKSILIIGAGPIIIGQACEFDYSGAQACKALRQEGYKVILVNSNPATIMTDPEMADVTYIEPITWQVVERIIAKERPDAILPTMGGQTALNCALDLHRNGVLAKYGVEMIGANEKAIEKAEDRLKFKEAMTKIGLDSAKSGIAHSMEEAWGVQKRIAAELGTNGFPVVIRPSFTLGGTGGGIAYNPEEFEEICKRGLDLSPTNELLIEESLIGWKEFEMEVVRDKADNCIIVCSIENLDPMGIHTGDSITVAPAQTLTDKEYQLMRNASVAILREIGVDTGGSNVQFSINPENGRMIVIEMNPRVSRSSALASKATGFPIAKVAAKLAVGYTLDELRNEITGGATPASFEPSIDYVVTKIPRFAFEKFREADPHLTTQMKSVGEVMAMGRTFQESFQKALRGLETGIDGLTERSNDREEIVQEIGEPGPERILFVGDAFRIGMSLQEVYEETAIDPWFLAQIEELVKIEQQVASRTLQSLSAGELRFLKRKGFSDKRLAKLLGTDQHAVRAARHAMGIRPVYKRVDTCAAEFATQTAYMYSTYDEECEADPSDRKKIMVLGGGPNRIGQGIEFDYCCVHAALAMREDGYETIMVNCNPETVSTDYDTSDRLYFEPVTLEDVLEIVAKEKPVGVIVQYGGQTPLKLALDLEANGVPIIGTSPDSIDIAEDRERFQKLLHDLGLKQPPNRTARTEEQALQMAQEIGYPLVVRPSYVLGGRAMEIVHGDKDLERYMREAVKVSEKSPVLLDRFLDDAIEVDVDCICDGQDVLIGGIMEHIEQAGVHSGDSACSLPPYTLSPQLQDELRRQTALMARALKVVGLMNVQFAIQGEGDRATVYVLEVNPRASRTVPYVSKATGQPLAKIAARCMAGRRLAEQGVKGEVIPPYFSVKEAVFPFNKFPGVDPILGPEMRSTGEVMGVGRTFGEAMLKSQLAAGSRLPAKGTVCITVKNSDKPRAIEVARQLHELGFQLVATRGTAQAISQAGIPVRTVNKVKDGRPHIADMIKAGEIQLVFTTVDETRTAIADSRYIRTAALANRVTYYTTMAGCEAAVEAMKHQQDLVVYSLQELHKALN, from the coding sequence ATGCCTAAGCGCACAGACATCAAGAGCATTCTCATCATCGGGGCGGGCCCGATCATCATCGGGCAGGCCTGCGAGTTCGACTATTCCGGCGCGCAGGCGTGCAAGGCGCTGCGCCAGGAGGGCTACAAGGTCATCCTGGTCAACAGCAACCCCGCCACCATCATGACCGACCCGGAGATGGCCGATGTGACCTACATCGAGCCCATCACCTGGCAGGTGGTCGAGCGCATCATCGCCAAGGAGCGTCCCGACGCGATCCTGCCGACCATGGGCGGCCAGACGGCGCTCAACTGCGCGCTGGACCTGCACCGCAACGGCGTGCTGGCCAAGTACGGCGTCGAGATGATCGGCGCCAACGAGAAGGCGATCGAGAAGGCCGAGGACCGCCTCAAGTTCAAGGAGGCGATGACCAAGATCGGTCTGGACTCGGCCAAGTCGGGTATCGCGCACTCGATGGAAGAGGCCTGGGGCGTGCAAAAGCGCATCGCCGCGGAGCTCGGCACCAACGGGTTCCCGGTGGTGATCCGCCCGAGCTTCACCCTCGGTGGCACGGGCGGCGGCATCGCCTACAACCCGGAGGAGTTCGAGGAGATCTGCAAGCGCGGCCTCGACCTGTCGCCGACCAACGAGCTGCTGATCGAGGAATCGCTGATCGGGTGGAAGGAGTTCGAGATGGAGGTCGTCCGCGACAAGGCGGACAACTGCATCATCGTCTGCTCCATCGAGAACCTCGATCCGATGGGCATCCACACGGGCGATTCGATCACGGTCGCTCCGGCGCAGACGCTGACCGACAAGGAATACCAGCTGATGCGCAATGCATCGGTCGCGATCCTGCGCGAGATCGGCGTGGACACGGGCGGCTCGAACGTGCAGTTCTCGATCAACCCCGAGAACGGCCGCATGATCGTGATCGAGATGAACCCGCGCGTTTCGCGCTCGTCGGCGCTGGCTTCCAAGGCCACCGGCTTTCCGATCGCTAAGGTTGCGGCCAAGCTGGCGGTGGGCTACACGCTCGACGAGTTGCGCAACGAGATCACGGGCGGCGCGACCCCGGCGAGCTTCGAGCCGTCGATCGACTACGTCGTCACCAAGATCCCGCGCTTCGCGTTCGAGAAGTTCCGCGAGGCCGATCCGCACCTCACCACCCAGATGAAGTCGGTGGGCGAGGTGATGGCGATGGGACGCACCTTCCAGGAGAGTTTCCAGAAGGCGCTGCGCGGCCTGGAGACTGGCATCGATGGCCTGACCGAGCGCAGCAACGACCGCGAGGAGATCGTCCAGGAGATCGGAGAGCCTGGTCCCGAGCGCATCCTCTTCGTCGGTGACGCCTTCCGCATCGGCATGAGCCTGCAGGAGGTGTACGAGGAGACGGCGATCGACCCGTGGTTCCTCGCGCAGATCGAGGAACTCGTGAAGATCGAGCAGCAGGTCGCCAGCCGCACGCTGCAGAGCCTGTCGGCCGGGGAACTGCGCTTCCTCAAGCGCAAGGGCTTCTCCGACAAGCGCCTGGCCAAGCTGCTGGGCACCGACCAGCACGCCGTGCGCGCCGCACGCCACGCGATGGGCATCCGCCCCGTCTACAAGCGCGTCGACACCTGTGCGGCCGAGTTCGCGACGCAGACGGCGTACATGTACTCCACGTACGACGAGGAGTGCGAGGCGGACCCGAGCGACCGCAAGAAGATCATGGTGCTGGGCGGTGGGCCGAACCGCATCGGCCAGGGCATCGAGTTCGACTACTGCTGCGTCCATGCCGCCCTCGCGATGCGCGAAGACGGCTACGAGACGATCATGGTCAACTGCAACCCCGAGACCGTCTCCACGGACTACGATACGTCCGACCGCCTGTACTTCGAGCCGGTCACGCTGGAGGACGTGCTCGAGATCGTCGCGAAGGAAAAGCCGGTGGGCGTCATCGTCCAGTACGGTGGCCAGACCCCGCTGAAGCTGGCGCTGGACCTGGAGGCCAACGGCGTGCCGATCATCGGCACATCGCCTGACAGCATCGACATCGCCGAGGACCGCGAGCGTTTCCAGAAGCTGCTGCACGACCTGGGTCTGAAGCAGCCGCCCAACCGCACCGCTCGGACCGAGGAGCAGGCGCTGCAGATGGCGCAGGAGATCGGCTACCCGTTGGTGGTGCGCCCGAGCTATGTGCTCGGCGGCCGCGCGATGGAGATCGTGCACGGCGACAAGGACCTCGAGCGCTACATGCGCGAGGCGGTCAAGGTCAGCGAGAAGTCACCGGTGCTGCTGGACCGCTTCCTCGACGATGCCATCGAGGTCGACGTCGACTGCATCTGCGACGGCCAGGACGTGCTGATCGGCGGCATCATGGAGCACATCGAGCAGGCCGGGGTGCACTCCGGCGACTCGGCCTGCTCGCTGCCGCCGTACACGCTGTCGCCACAGCTGCAGGACGAGCTGCGCCGGCAGACCGCGCTGATGGCCAGGGCGCTGAAGGTCGTGGGCCTGATGAACGTGCAGTTCGCGATCCAGGGCGAGGGCGACCGCGCCACGGTCTACGTGTTGGAGGTCAACCCGCGCGCCTCGCGCACGGTGCCCTACGTCTCCAAGGCGACGGGCCAGCCGCTGGCGAAGATCGCGGCGCGCTGCATGGCAGGGCGCAGGTTGGCCGAGCAGGGCGTCAAGGGCGAGGTGATCCCGCCATACTTCAGCGTCAAGGAAGCCGTCTTCCCCTTCAACAAGTTCCCGGGGGTCGACCCGATCCTGGGACCGGAGATGCGCTCGACCGGCGAGGTCATGGGCGTGGGCCGGACCTTCGGCGAGGCCATGCTCAAGAGCCAGCTGGCCGCGGGCTCGCGGCTGCCGGCCAAGGGTACGGTCTGCATCACGGTGAAGAACAGCGACAAGCCCCGGGCGATCGAGGTGGCGCGCCAATTGCATGAACTGGGCTTCCAGCTCGTCGCCACGCGCGGAACCGCCCAGGCCATCAGCCAGGCCGGCATCCCGGTGCGCACGGTCAACAAGGTCAAGGACGGCCGGCCCCACATCGCCGACATGATCAAGGCTGGCGAGATCCAACTGGTCTTCACGACCGTGGATGAAACCCGCACGGCGATCGCGGATTCGCGCTACATCCGCACCGCCGCGCTGGCCAACCGCGTGACGTACTACACGACGATGGCGGGGTGCGAGGCTGCCGTGGAGGCGATGAAGCACCAGCAGGATCTCGTGGTCTATTCGCTGCAGGAACTGCACAAGGCGCTAAACTAG
- the carA gene encoding glutamine-hydrolyzing carbamoyl-phosphate synthase small subunit, with the protein MLPQLPQALLALADGTVFRGTSIGAAGHTVGEVVFNTSLTGYQEILTDPSYAQQIVTLTYPHIGNVGVNEEDVEASKVHAAGLIIKDLPVLESNFRKTRTLTQYLRDEGVVAIADVDTRRLTRILRNGGAQNGCILALPGGQAITDAHVADAVGKARAAPDMAGLDLAKVVSTRAPYEWTETEWRLGTGYGRQTAPRFHVVAYDYGVKRNILRMLAERGCRITVLPAQTPVAEVLELDPDGVFLANGPGDPAACDYAIEASRELIETGIPTFGICLGHQIMALASGAKTFKMKFGHHGANHPVKDLDTGRVSITSQNHGFAVDEKTLPANLRPTHVSLFDGTLQGLARTDRPAFCFQGHPEASPGPHDIGYLFDRFVALMEKHTNA; encoded by the coding sequence GTGCTGCCGCAACTGCCCCAAGCGCTCCTCGCACTCGCAGACGGCACGGTCTTTCGTGGCACCTCGATCGGCGCTGCCGGTCACACGGTCGGTGAAGTCGTCTTCAATACGTCGCTCACCGGCTACCAGGAAATCCTCACCGACCCCAGCTATGCCCAGCAGATCGTCACGCTGACGTATCCGCACATCGGCAACGTGGGTGTCAACGAAGAGGATGTCGAGGCGTCCAAAGTCCATGCCGCCGGCCTCATCATCAAGGACCTGCCGGTTCTCGAGTCGAACTTCCGCAAGACCCGCACGCTGACGCAGTACCTGCGGGACGAGGGCGTCGTCGCGATCGCGGACGTCGACACGCGGCGCCTGACCCGCATCCTGCGCAACGGCGGAGCGCAAAACGGCTGCATCCTGGCCTTGCCCGGGGGCCAGGCCATCACGGACGCGCACGTGGCCGACGCAGTGGGCAAGGCCAGGGCCGCCCCGGACATGGCCGGCCTGGACCTTGCCAAGGTCGTCAGCACGCGCGCGCCCTACGAGTGGACCGAGACCGAATGGCGTCTGGGCACCGGCTACGGGCGGCAGACGGCCCCGCGCTTCCACGTCGTCGCCTATGACTACGGCGTCAAGCGCAACATCCTGCGCATGCTGGCCGAGCGCGGTTGCCGCATCACCGTGCTGCCGGCGCAAACCCCTGTGGCCGAAGTACTCGAGCTCGATCCGGATGGCGTCTTCCTGGCCAACGGCCCCGGTGATCCGGCCGCATGCGACTATGCGATCGAGGCCTCGCGCGAATTGATCGAGACCGGAATTCCGACCTTCGGCATCTGCCTGGGCCACCAGATCATGGCGCTGGCCTCGGGCGCCAAGACCTTCAAGATGAAGTTCGGACACCACGGCGCCAACCATCCGGTCAAGGACCTCGACACCGGCCGCGTCAGCATCACCAGCCAGAACCATGGCTTCGCGGTGGACGAAAAGACGCTGCCGGCCAACCTGCGCCCGACCCATGTAAGCCTCTTCGACGGCACGCTGCAGGGTCTGGCGCGCACCGACAGACCGGCGTTCTGCTTCCAAGGGCATCCGGAAGCCTCGCCCGGACCGCATGACATCGGCTACCTGTTCGACCGTTTCGTTGCGCTGATGGAGAAACACACAAATGCCTAA
- the bfr gene encoding bacterioferritin produces MKGDPKVIEYLNAQLKNELTAINQYFLHYRMLKHWGFDKLAKKEYEESIGEMKHADRLMDRILMLDGLPNLQDLGKLLVGEDVVEALKCDLQLEQAAQATIKEGIAYCESVRDYVSRDLLQDILDDTEEHIDFLETQLGLVDQVGLQNYLQSQMGEVS; encoded by the coding sequence ATGAAGGGCGACCCCAAGGTCATCGAGTACCTCAACGCACAACTCAAGAACGAGCTGACTGCCATCAATCAGTACTTCCTGCACTACCGGATGCTGAAGCACTGGGGCTTCGACAAGCTCGCCAAAAAGGAATACGAGGAGTCGATCGGCGAGATGAAGCATGCCGACCGCCTGATGGACCGCATCCTGATGCTCGACGGCCTGCCCAACCTGCAGGACCTGGGCAAGCTGCTCGTTGGGGAGGACGTGGTCGAGGCGCTCAAGTGTGACCTGCAGCTCGAACAGGCGGCGCAGGCGACCATCAAGGAAGGCATCGCCTATTGCGAGTCGGTGCGCGACTATGTCTCGCGTGACCTGCTGCAAGACATCCTCGACGACACCGAGGAGCACATCGACTTCCTGGAGACCCAGCTGGGCCTGGTCGACCAGGTGGGCCTTCAGAACTACCTGCAGTCGCAGATGGGCGAAGTGTCCTGA
- a CDS encoding protein-S-isoprenylcysteine O-methyltransferase, which yields MKRLHLAAAPGRPNATAGVYGSRLRAWVPVVLFAIVIAAHVWQRGGAVRWPELVWAAASLLQTLIRWPHVEAGRRNRPVRSHVDRREQWLMFVVFMTLMALPLLHVALPWFARWNYALPAAAPVAGTLMMALSLWVFHRSHADLGRNWSPSLEVHAEHRLVTEGVYRWARHPMYASIWLFALAQPLLIQNWVAGACSVPGFALLYFLRVGREERLMRETFGREYEAYAERVGRLMPRWGGR from the coding sequence GTGAAGCGGCTGCACCTGGCTGCCGCCCCCGGCCGTCCCAATGCCACTGCGGGTGTCTACGGTTCGCGGCTGCGGGCGTGGGTGCCTGTCGTCCTGTTTGCCATCGTGATCGCCGCCCATGTCTGGCAAAGGGGCGGGGCGGTGCGCTGGCCCGAGCTGGTGTGGGCCGCGGCCTCGTTGCTGCAGACCCTCATCCGCTGGCCGCATGTGGAGGCCGGCCGTCGCAATCGCCCGGTGCGCAGCCACGTGGACCGCCGGGAGCAGTGGCTGATGTTCGTCGTCTTCATGACCTTGATGGCGCTGCCGCTGCTCCACGTGGCCCTGCCTTGGTTCGCCCGGTGGAACTATGCACTGCCTGCGGCGGCGCCCGTGGCAGGAACGCTGATGATGGCGCTGTCCCTGTGGGTCTTCCATCGTTCGCACGCGGACCTGGGGCGGAACTGGTCCCCTTCGCTGGAAGTGCACGCCGAGCACCGGTTGGTGACCGAAGGCGTGTACCGCTGGGCGCGTCACCCGATGTACGCGTCGATCTGGCTGTTCGCGCTGGCGCAGCCCCTGCTCATCCAGAACTGGGTCGCGGGCGCTTGCTCGGTGCCGGGTTTCGCGCTCCTGTACTTCCTGCGGGTGGGCAGGGAGGAGCGGCTGATGCGGGAGACGTTCGGTCGGGAGTACGAGGCCTATGCCGAACGGGTGGGGCGGCTGATGCCCCGGTGGGGCGGCCGGTGA
- a CDS encoding (2Fe-2S)-binding protein, which translates to MIVCVCNRVSDREIERLARAGYSFEEIQMESGAATCCGRCESCARQVHEAARHQVREVHVVSLVLEAA; encoded by the coding sequence ATGATCGTGTGTGTCTGCAATCGCGTCTCCGACAGAGAGATCGAGCGCCTCGCCCGGGCAGGGTACAGCTTCGAGGAAATCCAGATGGAGTCGGGCGCCGCCACCTGCTGCGGCCGATGCGAGTCTTGCGCACGGCAGGTGCACGAAGCCGCGCGGCATCAGGTCCGGGAAGTCCACGTGGTGTCACTCGTCCTGGAGGCTGCCTGA
- the hemP gene encoding hemin uptake protein HemP translates to MEHTAVLPRRAALARDPMADQVATATHSDSPPDEHTPTLPSSVLLRGRKTVQIEHNGSLYQLRATKYGKLILTK, encoded by the coding sequence ATGGAACACACCGCTGTCCTGCCGCGCCGCGCGGCCCTGGCCCGGGATCCGATGGCCGACCAAGTGGCGACCGCGACGCACTCCGATTCCCCGCCGGACGAACACACGCCCACCCTGCCCAGCAGCGTGTTGTTGCGCGGTCGCAAAACGGTACAGATCGAGCACAACGGGTCGCTCTACCAGCTGCGGGCGACCAAGTACGGCAAGCTCATCCTGACCAAATAG
- a CDS encoding GlcG/HbpS family heme-binding protein, with translation MKQKMQLELQDVKRIAQAAEAEAQANGWAVSIAIVDDGGHLLWLQRLDGAAPVSAHIAPAKAKTAALGRRESKVYEDVINQGRVSFLSAPEIEGLLEGGVPIIVDGQCIGAVGVSGVKSVEDAQIAKAGIAALHG, from the coding sequence ATGAAGCAAAAGATGCAGTTGGAGTTGCAGGACGTCAAGCGGATCGCGCAGGCCGCGGAGGCCGAGGCGCAGGCGAACGGATGGGCCGTGAGCATCGCGATCGTGGACGACGGCGGGCACCTCCTGTGGCTGCAACGACTGGACGGCGCGGCTCCGGTGTCCGCGCACATCGCGCCGGCCAAGGCCAAGACGGCGGCCCTGGGTCGCCGCGAGAGCAAGGTCTACGAGGACGTGATCAACCAGGGGCGCGTGTCGTTCCTGAGCGCGCCGGAGATCGAGGGGCTGCTGGAGGGGGGCGTGCCCATCATCGTCGACGGCCAGTGCATCGGGGCCGTCGGGGTCAGCGGCGTGAAATCGGTCGAGGACGCCCAGATCGCCAAGGCGGGCATCGCCGCGCTGCACGGCTGA
- a CDS encoding Bax inhibitor-1/YccA family protein encodes MNESLRAYTAGSSVLVEQRNRVLRNTYWLLALSLVPTVLGAWIGVASGFSFFAGSPFIGFVVFMGVAFGFFFAIDKFKNSGIGVALLLGFTFFMGLMLSRLIGAVLGNFTNGAQLIMMAFGGTALVFFGMATLATTIKRDLSGMGKFLMVGAIMLIVAIVANIWLQMPALTLTISALAVVIFSAFMLYDIKRVIDGGETNYVTATLAIYLDVYNVFQSLLTLLGVFGGERE; translated from the coding sequence ATGAACGAAAGCTTGCGCGCGTACACCGCCGGTTCTTCCGTCCTGGTGGAGCAGCGCAACCGGGTGTTGCGCAACACCTACTGGCTGCTCGCCCTGTCGCTCGTGCCGACCGTCCTGGGTGCCTGGATCGGCGTGGCGTCCGGTTTCAGCTTCTTCGCCGGGAGCCCCTTCATCGGCTTTGTCGTGTTCATGGGGGTGGCCTTCGGCTTCTTCTTCGCGATCGACAAGTTCAAGAACTCGGGCATCGGCGTGGCGCTGCTGCTCGGCTTCACGTTCTTCATGGGCCTGATGCTGTCACGACTGATCGGCGCGGTGCTCGGCAACTTCACGAACGGCGCCCAGCTGATCATGATGGCCTTCGGGGGCACCGCCCTGGTCTTCTTCGGCATGGCCACGCTCGCGACCACGATCAAGCGTGACCTGTCGGGCATGGGCAAGTTCCTGATGGTGGGCGCCATCATGCTGATCGTCGCCATCGTCGCGAACATCTGGCTGCAGATGCCTGCGCTCACGCTGACCATTTCGGCGCTGGCCGTCGTCATCTTCTCGGCCTTCATGCTCTACGACATCAAGCGCGTCATCGACGGCGGCGAGACGAACTACGTCACTGCCACCCTGGCGATCTACCTGGACGTCTACAACGTGTTCCAGTCGCTGCTGACCCTGCTGGGCGTCTTCGGCGGCGAGCGCGAATAA